One Verrucomicrobiota bacterium DNA segment encodes these proteins:
- a CDS encoding tyrosine-type recombinase/integrase, whose protein sequence is MKALLEEFRRHLADERSLSPHTVRSYLSDLEAFDAFLSRLAPDYEPRHVDAALIRSFFTSLYTGRRAKATIARKIASLRAFFEYLRRRGLVAHNPVRSMRDPSERRLPRCLGRDEARRLVEAPSGDSLAEVRDRAILEVLYSTGMRVSELVGLDRDRLDQAAGVVKVRGKGRKERLTMLGDPARDALRAYLGHPKRRPSDAAVDAVFLNLRGGRLTARSVARLVSVYVKRAAIASGVSPHALRHSFATHLLEAGAGLRDIQELLGHSALSTTSLYARVSDAAAREAYRRAHPRA, encoded by the coding sequence ATGAAAGCACTGCTTGAGGAGTTCCGGCGCCACCTTGCCGATGAGCGCAGCCTTTCGCCCCACACTGTGCGCAGCTATCTGAGCGATCTCGAGGCGTTTGACGCCTTTCTCAGCCGGCTTGCCCCGGACTACGAGCCCCGCCACGTGGATGCGGCGCTGATCCGCAGCTTCTTCACCTCGCTCTACACCGGCCGGCGCGCCAAGGCGACGATCGCACGCAAGATCGCCTCGCTCCGGGCGTTCTTCGAGTACCTTCGCCGCCGCGGTCTCGTGGCGCACAACCCCGTGCGCAGCATGCGCGACCCGAGCGAGCGCCGGCTGCCGCGCTGCCTGGGCCGCGACGAGGCGCGCCGTCTCGTTGAGGCGCCGTCGGGCGACTCGCTCGCCGAAGTGCGCGACCGCGCCATCCTCGAAGTGCTCTACAGCACCGGCATGCGGGTGAGCGAGCTCGTCGGCCTCGATCGCGACCGGCTCGATCAGGCCGCTGGTGTGGTCAAGGTGCGCGGCAAGGGGCGCAAGGAGCGGCTCACCATGCTGGGCGACCCCGCACGCGACGCGTTGCGCGCTTACCTGGGACACCCGAAGCGCCGCCCGTCCGACGCCGCCGTTGACGCGGTGTTCCTCAACCTGCGCGGCGGCCGGCTCACCGCGCGCAGCGTGGCGCGGCTGGTCAGCGTCTACGTCAAGCGGGCGGCCATTGCCTCCGGCGTCTCGCCGCATGCGCTGCGTCACTCGTTCGCCACACACCTGCTCGAGGCGGGCGCCGGCCTGCGCGACATCCAGGAGCTGCTCGGACATTCGGCGCTCTCGACCACGAGTCTCTACGCCCGGGTGTCGGACGCCGCCGCTCGCGAGGCCTATCGCCGTGCCCATCCCCGGGCTTGA
- the topA gene encoding type I DNA topoisomerase yields the protein MSKSLVIVESPAKARTINKFLGADYEVLSSVGHVKDLPKKELGVDIANGFEPTYVVLEGKGAFFKDLKAKAKKVDAVYLAPDPDREGEAIAWHIAEEIAGTVPVRRVTFNEITKAAVRQGIENPRDIDQNLVNAQQTRRILDRLVGYQISPLLWKKIKPGLSAGRVQSVALRLICERERQIQAFVAVEYWSITAHLSAAQPPKFTATLRKLDGQEAKLGQEPEAQAIVDELKQATYTVAAVDSKEKKRHPVPPFITSTLQQEASRHFGFGTGRTMRIAQRLYEGVAVGDLGEMGLITYMRTDSTRVAAEAIEAARRLIPKEYGAEYLPVEPNVYRSNKNAQDAHEAVRPTMVELTPAQAAPFLDEDQRKLYTLIWRRFVASQMLPAVFDTTSADIAAGRAEFRATGSVMKFAGWLRAYIEISDEELELETATKLEKGPQDVLLPPLEVGQKLKLTKLVPEQHFTKPPARYTEATLVRELERLGIGRPSTYAAIMSKIESRTYTERQKRHLVPTELGFAVTDMLVHSFPEIMDVGFTAEMEGRLDHVEEGHDDWVETLRRFYEPFSAALELAPSNMKMTVDEKCPACGAQMVKRWGRRGFFLACSNYPECKETKSLNGDEPERKPPEETDIVCDKCGSPMVVRVGRYGEFLACTGYPKCRNIKPFTRREDGTVQVVEPVETGETCEKCGKPLVVKVGRYGKFYACTGYPKCRFTKPIATDVACPKEGCGGKLVRRRAKGRFFYGCSNYPECDFTTQSLDRLDEGPAAPATEPEPEPKSRQGGTRRPLKKKATAKPKKKTARAIRAASADESTA from the coding sequence ATGAGCAAGTCGTTAGTGATCGTTGAGTCGCCGGCCAAGGCGCGCACGATCAATAAGTTTCTTGGCGCCGATTACGAGGTGCTGTCGAGCGTCGGCCATGTCAAGGACCTGCCCAAGAAGGAACTCGGCGTGGACATCGCCAACGGGTTCGAGCCGACCTATGTGGTGCTCGAAGGCAAGGGGGCCTTCTTCAAGGACCTCAAGGCGAAGGCGAAGAAGGTTGACGCCGTCTACCTGGCGCCCGACCCCGACCGCGAGGGCGAGGCCATCGCCTGGCACATCGCCGAGGAGATCGCCGGCACGGTGCCGGTTCGCCGGGTCACGTTCAACGAGATTACCAAGGCGGCCGTGCGCCAAGGGATCGAGAATCCTCGCGACATCGACCAGAACCTCGTCAACGCGCAACAGACGCGCCGCATCCTCGACCGCCTTGTCGGTTATCAGATCAGCCCGCTCTTGTGGAAGAAGATCAAGCCCGGACTGAGCGCCGGGCGCGTGCAGTCGGTGGCGCTGCGGTTGATCTGCGAGCGCGAGCGCCAGATCCAGGCCTTTGTGGCGGTGGAGTACTGGTCGATCACGGCGCATCTGAGCGCCGCCCAGCCGCCGAAGTTCACGGCCACGCTGCGCAAGCTCGATGGCCAGGAGGCCAAGCTCGGCCAGGAGCCCGAGGCACAGGCCATCGTCGACGAGCTCAAGCAGGCCACCTACACGGTGGCCGCCGTCGACAGCAAGGAGAAGAAGCGCCACCCGGTGCCGCCGTTCATCACGAGCACGCTCCAGCAGGAGGCATCGCGCCACTTCGGCTTCGGCACGGGGCGCACGATGCGCATTGCCCAGCGGCTCTACGAGGGCGTCGCGGTCGGCGATCTGGGCGAGATGGGTCTCATTACCTACATGCGTACCGATTCGACGCGCGTGGCGGCCGAGGCGATCGAGGCCGCGCGCCGGCTCATCCCCAAGGAATACGGCGCCGAGTACCTGCCCGTCGAGCCGAACGTCTACCGCTCGAACAAGAACGCGCAGGATGCGCACGAGGCGGTCCGGCCCACGATGGTCGAGTTGACTCCGGCGCAGGCGGCGCCCTTCCTCGACGAGGACCAGCGCAAGCTTTACACGCTCATCTGGCGCCGGTTCGTTGCGAGCCAGATGTTGCCGGCGGTGTTCGATACCACGTCGGCCGACATCGCCGCGGGGCGTGCCGAGTTCCGCGCCACGGGCTCGGTGATGAAGTTCGCCGGCTGGCTGCGCGCCTACATCGAGATCTCCGACGAGGAGCTCGAGCTTGAGACCGCCACCAAGCTGGAGAAGGGCCCGCAGGACGTGCTCCTGCCGCCGCTCGAGGTGGGCCAGAAGCTCAAGCTCACCAAGCTCGTGCCCGAACAGCACTTCACCAAGCCGCCGGCGCGCTACACCGAGGCGACGCTCGTGCGCGAGCTCGAGCGGCTCGGCATCGGCCGCCCGAGCACCTATGCGGCGATCATGAGCAAGATCGAGTCGCGCACCTATACTGAGCGCCAGAAACGCCACCTTGTGCCGACCGAGCTTGGGTTTGCCGTCACCGATATGCTCGTCCACAGTTTCCCCGAGATCATGGACGTCGGCTTCACCGCCGAGATGGAGGGGCGCCTGGACCACGTCGAGGAAGGCCACGACGACTGGGTCGAGACGCTTCGCCGTTTCTACGAGCCCTTCTCGGCCGCGCTCGAGCTCGCGCCCTCGAATATGAAGATGACCGTGGACGAGAAGTGCCCCGCGTGCGGCGCACAGATGGTCAAGCGCTGGGGTCGCCGGGGCTTCTTCCTTGCCTGCTCGAACTACCCGGAGTGCAAAGAGACCAAGAGTCTCAACGGCGACGAGCCCGAGCGCAAGCCGCCCGAGGAGACCGATATCGTCTGCGACAAGTGCGGCAGCCCGATGGTGGTGCGCGTGGGCCGCTACGGCGAGTTCCTTGCCTGCACGGGCTATCCGAAGTGCCGTAATATCAAGCCGTTCACGCGCCGCGAAGACGGCACCGTCCAGGTGGTCGAGCCGGTCGAGACCGGCGAGACCTGCGAGAAGTGCGGCAAGCCGCTCGTGGTCAAGGTGGGCCGCTACGGGAAGTTCTACGCCTGCACGGGCTATCCGAAGTGCCGATTCACCAAGCCGATCGCCACCGACGTCGCCTGCCCCAAAGAGGGCTGCGGCGGCAAGCTCGTGCGACGCCGCGCGAAGGGCCGCTTCTTCTACGGGTGCTCGAACTACCCCGAGTGCGATTTCACCACCCAGAGCCTCGACCGTCTCGATGAAGGCCCGGCCGCGCCTGCGACCGAGCCCGAGCCCGAGCCGAAGTCCCGCCAAGGCGGGACTCGCCGGCCTCTCAAGAAGAAGGCGACCGCCAAACCAAAGAAGAAGACTGCGCGCGCGATACGCGCGGCCAGTGCCGATGAAAGCACTGCTTGA
- the dprA gene encoding DNA-processing protein DprA, with product MTPLESLIILNALPNVGSVKIRLLIEHFGSADGALSASQAVLGRVAGIGEQIAHGIAHWREHLSDPGKELEAAAAAGLQVVSFYDHAYPANLKEIYDPPIVLYVKGTLEERDRHAIAIVGSRRTTNYGRTVASRLARDLVTNGFTVVSGLALGIDTAAHLGAIEGGGRTVAALGSGLARFYPPENAGLAERIAESGAVISEFHMNCAPSKNNFPIRNRIISGLALGTVVVEAPTTSGAMITATHALGQNRQVFAVPGRIDFPTFKGNHRLIKEGAKLVESAEDVLSEFDYLFPQGFTPGNDRPSAAERPQPILDGAEAAVYAALNHDEVHIEQVIQGCGLPPGEVSVALLSLEMKHLVKQLPGKYYVRLGP from the coding sequence GTGACCCCGCTCGAAAGCCTGATCATATTGAACGCGTTGCCGAACGTCGGCTCGGTCAAGATCCGCCTGCTCATCGAGCATTTCGGTTCGGCCGACGGCGCGCTCTCGGCCTCGCAGGCGGTGCTGGGGCGCGTGGCCGGCATCGGCGAGCAGATCGCCCACGGCATCGCCCACTGGCGCGAGCACCTCAGCGATCCTGGTAAAGAGCTTGAAGCGGCTGCTGCCGCCGGCCTGCAGGTTGTCTCGTTCTACGACCACGCGTATCCGGCCAACCTCAAGGAGATCTACGATCCGCCGATTGTTCTCTACGTGAAAGGCACGCTGGAAGAACGCGACCGCCACGCCATCGCCATCGTCGGCTCGCGTCGCACGACCAACTACGGGCGCACGGTGGCCTCGCGCTTGGCGCGTGACCTCGTAACCAACGGCTTCACCGTGGTTAGCGGGCTGGCGCTCGGCATTGATACGGCCGCCCACTTGGGCGCGATCGAGGGCGGGGGCCGCACGGTCGCTGCGCTTGGCAGTGGTCTTGCTAGGTTTTACCCGCCCGAGAATGCGGGGCTGGCCGAGCGGATCGCCGAGAGCGGGGCTGTGATCAGCGAGTTTCACATGAACTGCGCGCCATCGAAGAACAACTTCCCGATCCGCAACCGGATCATCAGCGGACTGGCGCTCGGCACGGTGGTCGTCGAGGCCCCCACGACAAGCGGGGCGATGATCACGGCCACGCACGCCCTGGGCCAGAACCGCCAGGTGTTCGCCGTGCCAGGACGGATCGACTTCCCGACGTTCAAGGGCAACCACCGCCTCATCAAAGAGGGCGCCAAGCTCGTTGAGAGTGCCGAGGACGTCCTCTCGGAGTTCGACTATCTGTTTCCTCAAGGGTTCACGCCGGGCAACGACAGGCCGTCTGCGGCCGAGAGGCCGCAACCGATCCTCGATGGTGCGGAAGCCGCCGTCTACGCAGCGCTCAACCATGACGAGGTGCACATCGAGCAAGTCATCCAGGGCTGCGGTCTGCCGCCAGGGGAGGTTTCGGTCGCCCTGTTGTCGTTGGAGATGAAGCACTTGGTGAAGCAGCTCCCGGGCAAGTATTACGTCAGGCTCGGGCCGTGA
- a CDS encoding 3-dehydroquinate synthase: protein MKTIRVELAERSYDILIAAGLRARVGELCHELGLGSRGLLITDETVGPLYGRPVLEGLGAAGFSVESVAIAPGEQAKALATVERLYDEMLRGGLDRKSFVVALGGGVVGDVAGFAAATYMRGIPVVQVPTTVVAQVDSSLGGKTGVNLPQGKNLVGAFHQPRLVVIDPETLYTLEERDLRAGFAEIVKHGVIRDAVHFAWLEAYVAAFLGLDPAALEEAIAESCRIKAAVVALDERESGLRAILNFGHTVGHALESLTGYGAFRHGEAIAIGMACAAELSVAINNAPAADAKRLLALLDRAGLPTAFSGIETRAILEQVRRDKKVEEQRLRMVLLNRIGAVSVASHVDEGALATAIDARRFQTPGPEARPSTAPEGQP from the coding sequence GTGAAGACCATCCGCGTAGAGCTTGCCGAGCGCAGTTACGACATTCTCATTGCCGCCGGGTTGCGTGCCCGGGTTGGCGAGTTGTGCCACGAGCTTGGTTTGGGGTCGCGCGGCCTTCTGATCACCGACGAGACGGTCGGGCCGCTCTATGGCCGGCCGGTGCTCGAGGGGCTTGGCGCCGCCGGGTTTTCTGTGGAGTCGGTCGCCATCGCGCCCGGCGAGCAAGCCAAGGCCCTGGCGACCGTCGAGCGGCTCTACGACGAGATGTTGCGCGGCGGACTGGACCGGAAGTCGTTCGTCGTAGCGCTGGGCGGCGGGGTGGTAGGTGACGTTGCGGGTTTCGCCGCGGCCACCTACATGCGCGGCATCCCGGTCGTGCAGGTGCCGACCACGGTGGTGGCGCAGGTCGATTCGAGCTTGGGCGGCAAGACAGGCGTCAATCTGCCACAAGGCAAGAACCTGGTCGGCGCGTTCCACCAGCCGCGGCTCGTCGTCATCGATCCGGAAACGCTCTACACACTCGAGGAGCGCGACCTGCGCGCCGGCTTCGCCGAGATCGTCAAGCACGGCGTCATCCGCGACGCGGTGCACTTCGCCTGGCTCGAGGCTTACGTCGCTGCGTTCCTGGGGCTCGATCCGGCCGCGCTCGAGGAGGCGATCGCCGAGTCGTGCCGGATCAAGGCGGCCGTCGTCGCACTCGACGAGCGCGAGAGCGGCCTGCGCGCCATCCTGAACTTCGGCCACACCGTGGGCCATGCACTCGAGTCGTTGACCGGCTACGGCGCGTTCCGCCACGGCGAGGCGATCGCCATCGGCATGGCGTGCGCCGCCGAGCTCTCGGTCGCCATCAACAACGCGCCGGCGGCGGACGCCAAGCGCTTGCTGGCCCTGCTCGATCGTGCGGGCCTGCCCACGGCGTTCAGCGGCATCGAGACGCGCGCTATCCTCGAGCAGGTCCGGCGCGATAAGAAGGTCGAGGAGCAGCGCCTGCGTATGGTGCTCCTAAACCGCATCGGCGCGGTGTCGGTCGCCTCGCACGTTGACGAAGGCGCCCTGGCCACGGCCATCGATGCGCGCCGGTTCCAGACTCCGGGCCCGGAGGCGCGGCCGAGCACTGCTCCGGAGGGGCAGCCGTGA
- a CDS encoding small multi-drug export protein, giving the protein MVLRILALIGVTFVPALELRASIPLGIFGYGMPWPTVVAICVPANIALAFVFYWLLDTFIKWLRHRWAWFAHLYDRQVARVQRKIHKNVERYGEWGVAVFIGIPLPGTGVISGAIASYALGLDRKKYYIASILGVLIAATAVTLVCLLGDAAWQKWFIKKEIVPGS; this is encoded by the coding sequence ATGGTCCTACGGATTCTTGCACTGATCGGCGTCACCTTCGTGCCTGCGCTCGAGCTGCGCGCGAGCATACCGCTCGGCATTTTCGGCTACGGCATGCCGTGGCCGACCGTTGTGGCGATCTGCGTTCCGGCCAACATCGCGCTCGCGTTCGTTTTCTACTGGCTGCTCGACACGTTCATCAAGTGGCTGCGGCATCGGTGGGCATGGTTCGCGCACCTGTACGACCGCCAAGTCGCGCGCGTGCAGCGCAAGATTCACAAGAACGTCGAACGCTATGGCGAGTGGGGCGTAGCCGTCTTCATCGGGATTCCCCTTCCCGGCACGGGCGTCATCTCGGGCGCGATCGCCAGCTACGCCCTCGGCCTGGACCGCAAGAAGTACTATATCGCCAGCATCCTTGGCGTGCTCATCGCCGCCACGGCAGTGACCCTTGTCTGCTTGCTCGGCGACGCTGCGTGGCAGAAGTGGTTCATCAAGAAAGAGATCGTTCCCGGTTCGTGA
- a CDS encoding protein-L-isoaspartate(D-aspartate) O-methyltransferase: MIFGRRKSDDSFDAQRADMVEGQLRRHGIRSERVLDVMGRVPREAFVPDRHRAFAYADNALPVEHGQSISQPYMVALMTQALELEGPERVLEIGTGTGYQAAVLAALCAAVYSVERIPELAETARTRLADQGIANVTITVGDGTCGWPEHAPYDGIIVTAGAPKAPQPLLNQLAAGGRLVIPVGDRVSQMLKAFTKRADGIREQDLCACKFVPLLGAHGWSEREA, from the coding sequence ATGATCTTCGGGCGTCGCAAGTCCGACGACTCGTTCGACGCGCAGCGCGCCGACATGGTCGAGGGCCAATTGCGCCGCCACGGCATCCGGTCCGAGCGCGTGCTCGATGTTATGGGCCGCGTGCCGCGCGAGGCGTTCGTGCCCGATCGCCACCGCGCGTTCGCCTACGCCGACAATGCACTGCCCGTCGAGCACGGCCAGAGCATCTCGCAGCCCTACATGGTGGCGCTCATGACGCAGGCGCTTGAACTCGAAGGCCCCGAGCGGGTGCTCGAGATCGGCACCGGCACCGGCTACCAGGCCGCCGTGCTCGCCGCGCTCTGCGCGGCCGTCTACTCGGTCGAGCGTATCCCCGAGTTGGCCGAGACGGCGCGCACCCGGCTCGCCGATCAAGGCATCGCCAACGTCACGATCACCGTCGGCGACGGCACGTGTGGTTGGCCCGAGCACGCGCCCTACGACGGCATCATTGTCACCGCTGGTGCGCCCAAGGCGCCGCAGCCGCTGCTCAATCAGCTTGCCGCCGGCGGGCGGCTCGTTATCCCGGTGGGCGACCGCGTCTCGCAGATGCTCAAGGCCTTCACCAAGCGCGCCGACGGCATTCGCGAGCAAGACCTGTGCGCCTGCAAGTTCGTCCCGCTCCTCGGCGCACACGGCTGGTCGGAGCGAGAGGCTTGA
- a CDS encoding glycosyltransferase family 2 protein: MKICALIPAYQEAARIAEVVRGCAQYVAEVLVVDDGSGDATAERAEQAGASVIVHKRNAGKGAAIRTGFDYVRGHDFDAVIILDADGQHDWNEIPRFVEKANETGAAVVLGNRMSDVADMPRLRRWTNRTTSRILGRLAGQRLADSQCGFRLLRASVLADLDLKTANYETESEMLLQAAWAGHRIVDLPIRTIYNEAPSHIHKVRDTWRFIRLVLRARRQRRAFRARFGRKKPEHPAPGSKEHQP, encoded by the coding sequence ATGAAGATTTGTGCGCTCATCCCGGCGTACCAGGAGGCCGCTCGCATCGCCGAGGTCGTTCGCGGCTGTGCCCAGTACGTGGCCGAGGTGCTTGTCGTCGACGACGGCTCCGGCGACGCCACTGCCGAGCGCGCCGAGCAGGCCGGCGCCAGTGTTATTGTCCACAAGCGCAACGCCGGCAAGGGCGCGGCGATCCGCACCGGGTTCGACTACGTGCGCGGCCACGACTTCGACGCGGTCATCATCCTTGACGCCGACGGCCAGCACGACTGGAACGAGATCCCGCGGTTTGTCGAGAAAGCGAACGAGACCGGCGCCGCTGTCGTGCTCGGCAACCGGATGAGCGACGTGGCCGATATGCCGAGGCTGCGACGCTGGACCAACCGCACGACCTCGCGCATCCTGGGGCGGCTCGCCGGCCAGCGGCTGGCCGACAGCCAGTGCGGCTTCCGCTTGCTGCGCGCGAGCGTGCTCGCCGACCTTGACCTCAAGACGGCCAACTACGAGACCGAGAGCGAGATGCTCCTGCAGGCGGCGTGGGCCGGCCACCGGATCGTGGACCTGCCGATCCGCACGATCTATAACGAGGCGCCAAGCCACATCCACAAGGTGCGCGACACCTGGCGATTCATCAGGCTGGTGCTCCGTGCTCGGCGCCAACGCCGGGCCTTCCGAGCCCGCTTCGGCCGCAAGAAACCCGAGCACCCCGCGCCGGGCTCCAAGGAGCACCAGCCATGA
- a CDS encoding UbiA family prenyltransferase, with the protein MSALRAIRNYLELIRFSHTLFALPFALASMLIAAEGVPPWWTVVLILAAMVTARSCAMALNRLVDADLDARNPRTSLRHIPAGRLRRTPVTVFAVACALAFMATTWFLHPGRLPFLLSPVVIAVFVFYPFTKRLTALTHFVLGVALGLAPVGAWIAVLGRFDAAPVLFGAAVVCWVAGFDVIYATMDEAFDREAGLRSLVVALGAARALVIARLLHVATLVLLAVLGRVEPVLGLFWFIGLALIAALLVYEHAIIRRHPTDARRINVAFFHVNAVVSLAVLVFAALDVFTSRG; encoded by the coding sequence ATGTCGGCGCTCCGGGCGATCCGCAACTACCTCGAGCTGATCCGCTTCTCGCACACGTTGTTCGCCCTGCCCTTCGCGCTCGCCTCGATGCTCATCGCCGCGGAGGGGGTGCCGCCGTGGTGGACGGTCGTGCTCATTCTGGCTGCCATGGTCACGGCGCGCAGTTGCGCCATGGCCCTCAACCGCCTCGTTGACGCCGACCTCGACGCGCGCAATCCGCGTACGTCGCTGCGCCACATCCCGGCCGGCAGGCTGCGCCGCACGCCGGTCACCGTGTTCGCCGTGGCCTGCGCGCTGGCGTTCATGGCGACGACATGGTTTCTGCACCCGGGCCGGCTGCCGTTCCTGCTGTCGCCCGTGGTGATTGCCGTGTTCGTGTTCTACCCGTTTACGAAACGGCTTACGGCGCTGACGCACTTCGTGCTCGGCGTGGCGCTCGGGCTTGCGCCGGTCGGGGCGTGGATCGCCGTGTTGGGCCGCTTCGATGCGGCGCCCGTGCTGTTCGGCGCGGCCGTCGTGTGCTGGGTGGCGGGCTTCGACGTGATCTACGCGACGATGGACGAGGCGTTCGACCGCGAGGCGGGCCTGCGCTCGCTCGTCGTTGCGCTCGGCGCGGCGCGCGCGCTCGTCATCGCGCGCCTGCTCCACGTGGCGACGCTCGTCCTGCTCGCCGTGCTCGGGCGTGTCGAGCCGGTGCTCGGGCTGTTCTGGTTCATCGGCCTGGCGCTCATCGCCGCGCTGCTCGTCTACGAGCACGCCATCATCCGCCGCCACCCGACCGACGCCCGCCGCATCAATGTCGCCTTCTTCCACGTCAACGCCGTTGTCAGCCTCGCCGTCCTTGTCTTCGCCGCCCTCGACGTCTTCACCTCGCGCGGCTAG
- the pyk gene encoding pyruvate kinase, whose amino-acid sequence MKTQKTKIVCTIGPATQSAAALRALVRAGMDVARLNFSHGTPAEHAEVLGRVRAASKWFGVPVAVLQDLSGPKVRLGEVGGGSCVLKARQTVVLTADEVVGDAQTLSVTYPHLAKEVRPRQPIFINDGAIRLSVVKTDGSRVTCRVIVGGTVSSRKGVNLPKTALSVGSLTDKDRADAVWGLEHGVDFFALSFVRTAGDVKALRAIIAKAGKQTPIIAKIEKREALRNLDEILDAADGVMVARGDLGVEIDLADIPAAQKRLIAACNRVGKPVITATQMLESMVTNTRPTRAEVTDVANAICDGTDAVMLSQETAIGAHAKEAVRMMASVAERTERRFAPIVDDPIFTGSDADAVADGVCHAVAVLARAARLDAIVACTTSGATARFIGRYRPRIPIYAVSPEAATVRELALSWGVQPIETVRYATVEAMVEKTIELLRSRRCIKAGDRIALLAGLPIDTAGVTNLLRIIDV is encoded by the coding sequence GTGAAGACGCAGAAGACGAAGATCGTCTGTACCATCGGCCCGGCGACGCAATCGGCCGCCGCGCTCCGGGCGCTCGTGCGCGCTGGCATGGACGTGGCGCGCCTCAACTTCAGCCATGGCACGCCCGCCGAGCACGCCGAGGTGCTCGGGCGCGTGCGCGCCGCCTCGAAGTGGTTCGGCGTGCCGGTGGCCGTGCTCCAGGACCTGTCCGGTCCCAAGGTGCGCCTCGGCGAGGTGGGCGGCGGCTCATGCGTGCTCAAGGCACGGCAGACGGTCGTGCTCACGGCCGATGAGGTCGTCGGCGACGCGCAGACGCTGAGCGTGACGTATCCGCACCTCGCCAAAGAGGTGCGCCCGCGCCAGCCGATCTTCATCAATGACGGCGCCATCCGGCTCAGCGTCGTCAAGACCGATGGGAGCCGCGTCACGTGTCGCGTCATCGTCGGCGGCACGGTCTCGTCGCGCAAGGGGGTCAATCTGCCCAAGACGGCGCTGAGCGTCGGCTCGCTCACCGACAAGGACCGGGCCGATGCGGTGTGGGGCCTCGAGCACGGCGTGGATTTCTTCGCGCTGTCGTTCGTGCGTACGGCCGGCGACGTCAAGGCGCTTCGGGCCATCATCGCCAAAGCCGGCAAGCAGACGCCCATCATCGCCAAGATCGAGAAGCGCGAGGCGCTCCGCAACCTCGACGAGATTCTCGATGCGGCCGACGGCGTCATGGTCGCCCGGGGCGACCTCGGCGTCGAGATCGACCTTGCCGACATTCCCGCGGCGCAGAAGCGTCTCATCGCCGCGTGCAACCGTGTCGGCAAACCGGTGATCACGGCGACCCAGATGCTCGAGTCGATGGTGACCAACACCCGGCCCACGCGCGCCGAGGTGACCGACGTGGCCAACGCGATCTGCGACGGCACCGACGCGGTGATGCTGAGCCAGGAGACGGCTATCGGTGCGCACGCCAAGGAAGCGGTGCGGATGATGGCGTCGGTCGCCGAGCGTACCGAACGGCGGTTCGCGCCGATTGTTGACGATCCCATCTTCACTGGGTCCGATGCCGACGCGGTGGCCGACGGCGTCTGCCACGCGGTGGCTGTCCTGGCGCGCGCGGCCAGGCTCGACGCCATCGTCGCCTGCACGACGTCGGGGGCGACGGCGCGCTTCATCGGGCGTTACCGGCCGCGCATCCCGATCTATGCCGTGAGCCCCGAGGCGGCGACCGTGCGCGAGCTCGCGCTGAGCTGGGGCGTGCAGCCCATCGAGACGGTGCGCTACGCGACCGTTGAGGCGATGGTCGAGAAGACCATCGAGCTGCTCCGCTCGCGGCGCTGCATCAAGGCGGGCGACCGAATCGCGCTCCTGGCCGGGCTGCCGATCGACACGGCAGGCGTAACCAATCTCCTGCGCATCATCGACGTGTAG